The proteins below come from a single Streptomyces tubercidicus genomic window:
- the cseC gene encoding two-component system sensor histidine kinase CseC, with protein sequence MVRLALRTGLRWKLSAAIALVGALVAIALSLVVHNAARHSMLDNSRDVQIERLNFTQKIFESTNRLQFGAKIDDPALPRPLRDEVAKNKRATYLQDTGQTVPEVWAASPLSNGRVLSMHDRFPDRFAVLDDLDQALVIGSTAVVVGGCALGVLVGGRLSKRLRKAAAAAGKLADGDTAVRIRDEVGSGRVRDETDDLAWAVDAMSDALQERIEAERRVTADIAHELRTPVTGLLTAAELLPPGRPSELVRDRAQALRTLVEDVLEVARLDGHAERAELQDVVLGEFVTRRVRALGPDIVIDVVRDAEVTTDPRRLERILGNLIANAARHGRPPIEVTVEGRVLRVRDHGAGFPEALLREGPSRFRTGSSDRAGRGHGLGLTIAAGQARVLGARLTFRNADELTDGSTGAVSVLWLPENAPTNTGSFPVIQLPDR encoded by the coding sequence GTGGTCAGACTGGCCCTGCGTACGGGGCTGAGATGGAAGCTCAGCGCCGCGATCGCGCTCGTCGGAGCCCTGGTCGCGATCGCGCTGAGCCTTGTCGTGCACAACGCCGCCCGGCATTCCATGCTCGACAACAGCCGGGATGTGCAGATCGAGCGGCTCAACTTCACGCAGAAGATCTTCGAGTCCACGAACCGGCTGCAGTTCGGCGCGAAGATCGATGATCCGGCGCTGCCGCGGCCGCTGCGGGACGAGGTCGCCAAGAACAAGCGCGCCACGTACCTCCAGGACACCGGGCAGACCGTCCCCGAGGTGTGGGCGGCGTCCCCGCTCAGCAACGGGCGGGTGCTGTCCATGCACGATCGTTTCCCGGACCGCTTCGCCGTCCTGGACGATCTGGATCAGGCGCTGGTGATCGGCTCGACCGCGGTGGTGGTCGGCGGGTGTGCGCTGGGGGTGCTGGTCGGCGGGCGGCTCTCCAAGCGGCTGCGCAAGGCGGCCGCGGCGGCCGGGAAGCTCGCCGACGGCGATACCGCGGTCCGTATCCGCGACGAGGTCGGCAGCGGCCGGGTGCGGGACGAGACCGATGATCTGGCGTGGGCCGTGGATGCCATGTCGGACGCGCTGCAGGAACGTATCGAGGCCGAGCGGCGGGTCACCGCTGATATCGCGCATGAGCTGCGCACCCCGGTCACCGGTCTGCTGACCGCCGCCGAACTGCTGCCGCCGGGCCGCCCGTCCGAGCTGGTGCGCGACCGGGCGCAGGCGCTGCGCACGCTGGTCGAGGATGTGCTGGAGGTGGCGCGGCTCGACGGCCATGCGGAGCGCGCCGAGCTGCAGGACGTGGTGCTCGGGGAGTTCGTGACCCGCCGGGTGCGTGCCCTGGGCCCGGACATCGTTATCGACGTCGTACGGGATGCCGAGGTCACCACCGATCCGCGGCGGCTGGAGCGGATTCTCGGCAATCTCATCGCCAATGCCGCCCGGCACGGCCGGCCGCCGATCGAGGTCACCGTCGAGGGCCGGGTGCTGCGGGTGCGCGACCACGGTGCGGGTTTCCCCGAGGCGTTGTTGCGGGAGGGCCCGAGCCGCTTCCGTACGGGCAGCAGCGACCGGGCCGGCCGGGGCCACGGTCTGGGGCTGACGATCGCGGCCGGCCAGGCCCGGGTGCTGGGCGCCCGGCTCACCTTCCGTAACGCGGATGAGCTCACGGACGGGTCGACGGGTGCGGTGTCTGTCCTGTGGCTGCCGGAGAACGCGCCTACCAATACGGGGAGCTTTCCGGTGATCCAGCTTCCGGATCGTTAG
- a CDS encoding maleylpyruvate isomerase family mycothiol-dependent enzyme, giving the protein MNSEFNHVVSPSWLGAPIDARPLFVPEQEALMATLRGLTPADWGQEAVPGWTVRDLAAHVLGDFYGRLARDRDGHRGGPAFAPDEGLEAFIHRINQEWVEAHRRVSPAALSDTLDAVGGQVARFFETTDPNSPSLGVSWAGIDPAPMWLDSARDFTEFWAHRQQIRHAAGQDTDPDPRPLSMVLDTFMRALPHTLREVAAPSGTQIQVRIDGPAGGVWTVTATGSRWSLAEPDSARPAAAVRLDTETAWRLCTRGIQPDTALARARIEGDRELGEAACQIVSVIY; this is encoded by the coding sequence ATGAACTCCGAGTTCAACCACGTGGTGAGCCCTTCGTGGCTCGGTGCTCCGATCGATGCCCGCCCCCTGTTCGTGCCTGAGCAGGAAGCGCTGATGGCCACGTTGCGCGGCCTGACGCCCGCCGACTGGGGCCAGGAGGCGGTGCCGGGCTGGACGGTGCGGGATCTCGCCGCGCACGTTCTGGGTGACTTCTACGGACGCCTGGCCCGGGACCGCGACGGCCACCGTGGCGGTCCCGCCTTCGCGCCGGACGAAGGCCTGGAGGCTTTCATCCACCGCATCAATCAGGAATGGGTCGAGGCCCACCGCCGGGTGAGCCCGGCCGCGCTCAGTGACACGCTCGATGCGGTGGGCGGGCAGGTCGCCCGGTTCTTCGAGACCACCGACCCCAACAGCCCGTCGCTGGGGGTGTCCTGGGCCGGGATCGATCCGGCGCCGATGTGGCTGGACAGCGCCCGTGACTTCACCGAGTTCTGGGCCCACCGTCAGCAGATCCGCCACGCGGCGGGCCAGGACACCGACCCCGATCCGCGGCCCCTGTCCATGGTCCTGGACACCTTCATGCGAGCCCTGCCGCACACTCTGCGCGAGGTCGCCGCGCCGTCCGGTACACAGATCCAGGTGCGGATCGACGGCCCGGCCGGGGGTGTCTGGACCGTGACGGCCACCGGATCCCGCTGGTCTCTCGCCGAACCGGACTCCGCACGCCCCGCCGCGGCTGTCCGCCTGGATACGGAGACCGCCTGGCGGCTGTGTACCCGTGGCATCCAGCCGGACACCGCCCTGGCCCGTGCCCGCATCGAGGGCGACCGTGAACTGGGCGAAGCCGCCTGTCAGATCGTGTCGGTCATCTACTGA
- a CDS encoding M23 family metallopeptidase produces the protein MSKFAALRNSKKSALRNRVAVVAAGVGVTAALGAGIATAADAGLQNLTSGVGSTVSAQADAQAKSVADAKAAAAKAKQAAAKKANAWVTPVDKYTLGSTFGLAGNMWAHSHSGQDFVVPSGTAVKAAHAGTVVKAGPNGGGDGPAYGNAIVIKHDNGMYTQYAHLSQINVSVGQQVGTGEKIGLSGSTGNSSGPHLHFEVRTGPDYGTGIEPTGFLRAHGDTV, from the coding sequence ATGTCGAAGTTCGCCGCTCTCCGCAATTCGAAGAAGTCCGCGCTGCGCAATCGCGTCGCCGTTGTCGCCGCCGGCGTCGGCGTTACCGCCGCCCTGGGCGCCGGTATAGCCACCGCCGCCGACGCGGGTCTGCAGAACCTCACCTCGGGTGTCGGTTCGACCGTCTCCGCACAGGCCGACGCACAGGCCAAGTCCGTCGCCGACGCCAAGGCCGCCGCGGCCAAGGCGAAGCAGGCCGCCGCCAAGAAGGCCAACGCCTGGGTGACCCCGGTCGACAAGTACACCCTGGGCTCGACCTTCGGTCTGGCCGGCAACATGTGGGCGCACAGCCACAGTGGCCAGGACTTCGTCGTGCCGAGCGGCACCGCGGTCAAGGCCGCGCACGCCGGCACCGTCGTCAAGGCCGGCCCCAACGGTGGCGGCGACGGCCCCGCCTACGGCAACGCCATCGTGATCAAGCACGACAACGGCATGTACACCCAGTACGCGCACCTGTCACAGATCAACGTGAGCGTCGGCCAGCAGGTCGGCACCGGCGAGAAGATCGGTCTGTCCGGCAGCACCGGCAACTCCTCCGGCCCCCACCTGCACTTCGAGGTCCGCACCGGTCCTGACTACGGGACGGGCATCGAGCCGACCGGATTCCTGCGGGCTCACGGCGACACCGTCTGA
- the cseB gene encoding two-component system response regulator CseB — protein sequence MAETHVLFVEDDDVIREATQLALERDGFEVTAMPDGLAGLEAFRANRPDIALLDVMVPGLDGVSLCRRIRDESTVPVIMLSARADSIDVVLGLEAGADDYVTKPFDGAVLVARIRAVLRRFGHASGPERGGAAAADADDPAEAVLRFGDLEVDTEGMEVRKGGRNVALTPTEMRLLLEFSNAPGTVLSRDRLLERVWDYGWGGDTRVVDVHVQRLRGKIGQDRIETVRGFGYKLRG from the coding sequence ATGGCCGAGACCCATGTGCTCTTTGTCGAGGACGACGATGTCATTCGCGAGGCGACGCAGCTCGCGCTGGAGCGGGACGGTTTCGAGGTCACCGCGATGCCTGACGGGCTCGCGGGGCTGGAGGCGTTCCGCGCGAACCGTCCCGATATCGCGCTGCTCGATGTGATGGTGCCGGGGCTCGACGGGGTCAGCCTGTGCCGGCGGATTCGTGATGAGTCGACGGTGCCCGTCATCATGCTGTCGGCGCGTGCCGATTCCATCGATGTGGTGCTCGGTCTGGAGGCCGGCGCCGATGACTATGTCACCAAGCCGTTCGACGGTGCGGTGCTGGTCGCCCGGATCCGTGCCGTGCTGCGCCGTTTCGGCCATGCCAGTGGCCCGGAGCGGGGCGGTGCCGCGGCGGCCGACGCGGACGATCCCGCCGAGGCGGTGCTGCGCTTCGGTGATCTGGAGGTCGACACCGAGGGCATGGAGGTGCGCAAGGGCGGCCGGAATGTCGCGCTGACGCCCACCGAGATGCGGCTGCTGCTGGAGTTCTCGAACGCGCCGGGCACGGTCCTGTCGCGTGACCGGCTGCTGGAGCGGGTCTGGGACTACGGCTGGGGTGGTGACACCCGGGTGGTGGACGTCCATGTCCAGCGGCTGCGCGGCAAGATCGGCCAGGACCGGATCGAGACGGTCCGCGGCTTCGGTTACAAGCTGAGAGGCTGA
- a CDS encoding NAD-dependent epimerase/dehydratase family protein, with protein sequence MRLLMLGGTEFVGRAVAEAAVARGWQVTVFHRGKHAAPEGVTTLHGDRGDAAGLAALEEGEWDAVVDTWSGAPAAVRDTARLLAGRVGRYAYVSSCSVYAFPPPPPPYGEQAPVVTGSPDATDAEDYAQAKRGGELAAIEAFGERALLVRAGLILGPYENIGRLPWWLGRIARGGPVLAPGPRELALQYIDVRDLAVWTLDALEAGLGGAYSMVCEAGHATMGEFLESCVTATGADAELRWTAPEDVLAAGIEPWSELPVWLPPGEWRDAFFGADVSKALAAGLRCRPIGETVTDTWAWLQSLGGVAPQRPDRPAVGLSAEKEAAVLGRAV encoded by the coding sequence ATGAGGCTACTGATGCTGGGTGGGACGGAGTTTGTCGGGCGGGCCGTTGCTGAGGCGGCGGTGGCGCGGGGGTGGCAGGTGACGGTGTTTCACCGTGGGAAGCATGCGGCGCCGGAGGGGGTGACCACGCTGCACGGCGACCGTGGGGATGCGGCGGGGCTCGCGGCGTTGGAGGAGGGGGAGTGGGATGCCGTGGTCGATACCTGGAGTGGTGCGCCGGCGGCGGTGCGGGATACGGCGCGGCTGTTGGCCGGGCGGGTCGGGAGGTACGCCTATGTCTCCAGCTGCTCGGTGTACGCGTTTCCGCCGCCTCCGCCCCCGTATGGCGAGCAGGCCCCGGTGGTGACGGGCTCCCCCGACGCCACGGATGCCGAGGACTATGCGCAGGCCAAGCGGGGCGGTGAGCTGGCTGCGATCGAGGCGTTCGGGGAGCGGGCGCTGCTGGTGCGTGCGGGGCTGATCCTCGGGCCGTACGAGAACATCGGGCGGTTGCCGTGGTGGCTGGGCCGGATCGCCCGTGGTGGACCGGTTCTCGCGCCGGGGCCGCGGGAGTTGGCGCTGCAGTACATCGATGTCCGGGATCTCGCCGTATGGACGCTAGACGCGCTGGAGGCCGGGCTCGGGGGTGCGTACAGCATGGTGTGTGAGGCCGGGCACGCCACGATGGGGGAGTTCCTGGAGAGCTGTGTGACGGCCACCGGGGCGGACGCGGAGCTGCGCTGGACCGCTCCGGAGGATGTTCTTGCCGCCGGTATCGAGCCCTGGAGTGAGCTGCCGGTCTGGCTGCCGCCCGGTGAGTGGCGGGACGCGTTCTTCGGCGCCGATGTGTCCAAGGCCCTGGCGGCCGGACTGCGTTGCCGCCCTATCGGTGAGACCGTCACCGACACCTGGGCCTGGCTGCAGTCCCTCGGCGGGGTGGCTCCGCAGCGCCCGGACCGGCCGGCGGTCGGCCTGAGCGCGGAAAAGGAGGCGGCGGTGTTGGGCCGGGCCGTCTGA
- a CDS encoding TetR/AcrR family transcriptional regulator: MSTQARRGNTRQRIQDVALELFSEQGYDKTSLREIAEKLDVTKAALYYHFKTKEDIVIGLFQDLSRPIDELIVWAEGQPRTLETKQELIRRYSESLRSAEPLFRFLQENQAAVRDLSIGESFKSRMLTLFGLLREPGSELTDQVRCMTALFSMHAGMFAMQNLEGDPEEKRSALLEVATELVTAANPPNRRPARPDSAQTVSP, encoded by the coding sequence ATGAGCACACAGGCGCGCAGGGGAAACACCCGCCAGCGCATCCAGGACGTCGCTCTGGAGCTGTTCTCCGAGCAGGGCTATGACAAGACCTCGCTGCGGGAGATCGCCGAGAAGCTCGATGTCACCAAGGCGGCGCTCTACTACCACTTCAAGACCAAGGAAGACATCGTCATCGGCCTGTTCCAGGACCTGAGCCGGCCCATCGACGAGCTGATCGTCTGGGCCGAGGGGCAGCCGCGGACCCTGGAGACCAAACAGGAACTGATCCGCCGCTACAGCGAGTCGCTGCGCTCGGCCGAGCCGCTCTTCCGCTTTCTGCAGGAGAACCAGGCCGCGGTGCGCGATCTGAGCATCGGCGAGAGCTTCAAATCGCGGATGCTGACCCTCTTCGGCCTGCTCAGGGAGCCCGGCTCGGAGCTGACGGATCAGGTGCGCTGCATGACGGCACTGTTCTCGATGCACGCGGGCATGTTCGCGATGCAGAACCTGGAGGGCGACCCCGAGGAGAAGCGCAGTGCTCTCCTCGAGGTCGCCACTGAACTGGTCACGGCGGCAAACCCGCCGAACCGCCGGCCAGCCCGGCCGGATTCAGCTCAGACGGTGTCGCCGTGA
- a CDS encoding MDR family MFS transporter, with amino-acid sequence MGKSHNATPTGDGKTSAVKGRPDAAPAKGEAKQPASVRMVLFALMIAMLLAMLDNMIVGTAMPTIVGELGGLEHLSWVVTAYTLATAASTPIWGKLGDMYGRKGVFLTSIVIFLIGSALSGMAQDMGQLIGFRAVQGLGAGGLMVGVMAIIGDLIPPRERGKYQGMMAGVMAVAMIGGPLVGGSITDHLGWRWSFYINLPLGAIALIMVTAVLHLPKKRSQTRIDYVGAALLTIGITALVLITTWGGTEYDWLSAQIVGLAVTGVVALVLFVFVERKVSEPVLPLHIFRNGNFSLVTVIGFLVGFVMFGSMTFLPLFQQTVQGASATNSGLLLLPMLLAMMAVSLFAGRVTTRTGKYKIFVVVGGGLITLGLTLLSLMDTDTTRFTSGAYMAVLGAGMGFLMQTTMLIAQNSVEMKDMGVGSSSATLFRTIGGSFGVAILGAIFTHQVQATMVERIGKAGEKMTSGGAQMDPKGLAALPPMIKDAYAHAVATGTHQVFLWGAVISIAGFAAAWFLKEVPLRGGPATPAESSKSEDAPTDRIAVPETV; translated from the coding sequence ATGGGGAAGTCGCACAATGCGACCCCGACGGGGGACGGAAAGACCTCGGCCGTGAAGGGAAGACCGGACGCAGCACCGGCCAAGGGGGAGGCGAAGCAGCCCGCCAGCGTACGGATGGTGCTCTTCGCGCTGATGATCGCGATGCTGCTCGCGATGCTGGACAACATGATCGTCGGCACCGCGATGCCGACCATCGTCGGTGAACTGGGCGGACTGGAACATCTGTCCTGGGTCGTCACCGCGTACACGCTCGCGACCGCCGCCTCGACACCGATCTGGGGCAAGCTCGGCGACATGTACGGACGCAAGGGCGTCTTCCTGACCTCCATCGTGATCTTCCTGATCGGCTCCGCCCTCTCCGGCATGGCGCAGGACATGGGGCAGCTGATCGGCTTCCGCGCCGTCCAGGGCCTGGGCGCGGGCGGTCTGATGGTCGGCGTCATGGCGATCATCGGCGATCTGATTCCGCCGCGGGAGCGCGGCAAGTACCAGGGCATGATGGCCGGCGTGATGGCCGTCGCCATGATCGGCGGACCGCTGGTCGGCGGCAGCATCACCGACCACCTGGGCTGGCGCTGGAGCTTCTACATCAACCTGCCGCTCGGCGCGATCGCGCTGATCATGGTCACCGCGGTGCTGCATCTGCCGAAGAAGCGGTCGCAGACCCGTATCGACTACGTCGGAGCCGCGCTGCTCACCATCGGCATCACCGCGCTGGTGCTGATCACCACCTGGGGCGGCACCGAGTACGACTGGCTGTCCGCGCAGATCGTCGGCCTCGCCGTCACCGGTGTGGTCGCGCTCGTCCTCTTCGTGTTCGTCGAGCGCAAGGTCAGCGAGCCGGTGCTGCCGCTGCACATCTTCCGCAACGGCAACTTCTCGCTCGTCACGGTCATCGGCTTCCTGGTCGGCTTTGTGATGTTCGGGTCGATGACGTTCCTGCCGCTGTTCCAGCAGACCGTGCAGGGCGCCTCGGCCACCAACTCCGGTCTGCTGCTGCTGCCGATGCTGCTGGCCATGATGGCGGTGTCGCTGTTCGCGGGCCGGGTCACCACCCGGACCGGCAAGTACAAGATCTTCGTCGTGGTCGGCGGCGGGCTGATCACCCTCGGCCTGACCCTGCTGTCCCTCATGGACACCGACACCACCCGCTTCACCTCGGGCGCCTATATGGCGGTGCTCGGTGCCGGAATGGGCTTCCTGATGCAGACCACGATGCTGATCGCGCAGAACAGCGTCGAAATGAAGGACATGGGCGTCGGCTCGTCCTCGGCCACCCTCTTCCGTACGATCGGCGGCTCCTTCGGCGTCGCGATCCTCGGCGCGATCTTCACCCACCAGGTGCAGGCCACCATGGTCGAACGGATCGGCAAGGCCGGCGAGAAGATGACCAGCGGCGGCGCCCAGATGGACCCGAAGGGCCTGGCCGCGCTGCCGCCGATGATCAAGGACGCCTACGCGCACGCGGTCGCCACCGGCACCCACCAGGTCTTCCTGTGGGGCGCGGTGATCAGCATCGCCGGCTTCGCCGCGGCCTGGTTCCTCAAGGAGGTCCCGCTACGCGGCGGCCCGGCCACCCCGGCCGAGAGCTCGAAGAGCGAGGACGCTCCCACGGACCGCATAGCGGTACCGGAGACCGTCTGA
- a CDS encoding A/G-specific adenine glycosylase — MTSTPVTTTATTAAAETASAADAAAEAADGTALHGPVTDWFDEHARDLPWRRPEAGAWGVMVSEFMLQQTPVSRVLPVYEQWLARWPRPADLAAEAPGEAVRAWGRLGYPRRALRLHAAASAIQERHGGDVPREHGQLLALPGVGEYTAAAVASFAYGQRHAVLDTNVRRVFARAVAGRQYPPNATTAAERKLARALLPEDEQLAARWAAATMELGALLCTARAPECHRCPIAAQCAWRQAGSPVHDGPPRRTQTYAGTDRQVRGKLLAVLREAVAPVPQQVLDAVWDEPVQRARALDGLVSDGLVEPLGGGRYRLPLT, encoded by the coding sequence ATGACTTCGACGCCTGTCACCACCACTGCCACGACCGCCGCCGCCGAGACCGCTTCTGCCGCCGACGCGGCCGCGGAAGCCGCCGACGGGACCGCGCTGCACGGCCCGGTCACCGACTGGTTCGACGAGCACGCCCGCGATCTGCCCTGGCGCCGCCCCGAAGCGGGCGCCTGGGGTGTGATGGTGAGCGAGTTCATGCTGCAGCAGACCCCGGTCAGCAGAGTGCTGCCGGTGTACGAGCAGTGGCTCGCCCGCTGGCCGCGCCCCGCCGACCTGGCCGCCGAGGCACCGGGCGAGGCGGTCCGTGCCTGGGGCCGGCTCGGCTATCCGCGGCGCGCCCTGCGCCTGCACGCCGCCGCGTCCGCGATACAGGAGCGGCACGGCGGTGACGTGCCGCGGGAGCACGGCCAGTTGCTGGCGCTGCCCGGCGTCGGTGAGTACACGGCCGCGGCGGTCGCGTCCTTCGCGTACGGGCAGCGGCATGCGGTGCTGGACACCAATGTGCGCCGGGTGTTCGCCCGTGCGGTGGCCGGCCGCCAGTACCCGCCGAACGCCACCACCGCGGCGGAGCGCAAGCTCGCCCGTGCACTGCTGCCCGAGGACGAGCAGCTGGCGGCGCGCTGGGCGGCGGCCACGATGGAGCTGGGTGCGCTGCTGTGCACGGCGCGTGCGCCGGAGTGTCACCGTTGTCCGATCGCCGCGCAGTGCGCGTGGCGGCAGGCCGGGTCCCCGGTGCATGACGGTCCGCCGCGTCGCACGCAGACCTATGCCGGTACCGACCGCCAGGTGCGCGGCAAGCTACTGGCCGTGCTGCGTGAGGCGGTGGCGCCGGTGCCGCAGCAGGTGTTGGACGCGGTGTGGGACGAGCCGGTGCAGCGGGCGCGGGCGCTGGACGGCCTGGTCTCGGACGGTCTGGTGGAGCCGCTGGGCGGCGGCCGGTACCGGCTGCCCCTGACGTAA
- a CDS encoding DUF3291 domain-containing protein, which yields MPHLALYTFGVLKSSLADPGPLTRELHASGEAIYRKISQHPGYLARAQAADGDRGTHFDLDWGAWGEFAVPTWYGKGRTVETTALDATLSLWTDLRSAVDAVYTGLHREALNRRYDWFERTGQPNYVCWWVSDGVIPTWQDGVSRLEHLHDHGSAPAAFTFHHSFAPDGTPTRLKGIGPKSDQVR from the coding sequence ATGCCCCATCTTGCGCTGTACACATTCGGCGTCCTGAAGTCATCTCTCGCCGATCCCGGACCTCTCACGCGCGAACTCCACGCCAGCGGCGAGGCCATCTACCGGAAGATCAGCCAGCACCCCGGGTACCTCGCTCGTGCTCAAGCGGCAGACGGCGATCGGGGCACACACTTCGACTTGGACTGGGGTGCATGGGGAGAGTTCGCCGTACCGACGTGGTACGGCAAGGGCCGTACGGTGGAAACCACCGCCCTGGACGCGACGCTCTCACTCTGGACCGACCTGCGCTCCGCCGTCGACGCCGTCTACACCGGTCTGCACCGTGAGGCGCTGAACAGGCGTTACGACTGGTTCGAGAGGACAGGGCAGCCGAATTACGTGTGCTGGTGGGTCTCCGACGGCGTGATACCCACCTGGCAGGACGGGGTTTCCAGGCTGGAGCACCTCCACGACCACGGCTCCGCGCCGGCCGCCTTCACCTTCCACCACTCATTCGCCCCGGACGGAACTCCGACCAGGCTCAAAGGCATCGGGCCGAAGAGCGACCAGGTTCGCTGA
- a CDS encoding SigE family RNA polymerase sigma factor: MSTGTVNVGKRKRIGGVEMATSGGKVLDFEEYVRTRQEALLRSARRLVPDPVDAQDLLQTALVRTYGRWDGIADKSLADAYLRRVMINTRTEWWRARKLEEVPTEQLPDASVDDGTEQRADRALLMDILGVLAPKQRSVVVLRHWEQMSTEETAAALGMSTGTVKSTLHRALARLRQELQMRDIDARILERGERGRERCAA; this comes from the coding sequence ATGTCCACCGGCACGGTCAACGTGGGGAAACGCAAGCGGATCGGAGGCGTCGAGATGGCGACCAGCGGCGGCAAGGTACTGGACTTCGAAGAGTACGTTCGTACGCGGCAGGAGGCCCTGCTGCGGAGCGCCCGGCGCCTTGTGCCCGATCCTGTCGATGCTCAGGACCTGCTGCAGACGGCGCTGGTCCGCACGTACGGCCGCTGGGACGGCATCGCGGACAAGTCGCTGGCGGACGCCTACCTCCGCCGCGTCATGATCAACACGCGGACCGAGTGGTGGCGGGCGCGCAAGCTGGAGGAGGTGCCCACCGAGCAGCTTCCGGACGCGAGTGTGGACGACGGCACCGAGCAGCGCGCGGACCGTGCTCTGCTGATGGACATTCTCGGGGTGCTGGCTCCCAAGCAGCGCAGCGTCGTGGTGCTGCGGCACTGGGAGCAGATGAGCACGGAGGAGACCGCGGCGGCGCTCGGCATGTCGACGGGTACGGTCAAGAGCACGCTGCACCGTGCGCTGGCGCGGCTGCGTCAGGAACTGCAGATGCGGGATATCGACGCGCGGATACTGGAGCGCGGCGAGCGGGGGCGGGAGCGGTGCGCGGCCTGA